A genomic window from Vicinamibacterales bacterium includes:
- a CDS encoding O-antigen ligase family protein yields the protein MYLRTLAVPALLCAVLLVMYRPRPDLRDRGSADVWLSAAFAFELVQLVPLPERVAGLLSPHARGAWERLALAVPRTLPLSLDVAGGIWAAIVAGCALATFITARHVFANGGVRRVVRAIASIGLIVSAIGLAQEATGGGLMYWRWRPIEEGADPFGPFVNRNHFGTWVVLAVPLVLGYLAAHAAVHHRASGGERRWSRLRDLTDSRTIWLTAAVVFMIVALAVTLSRSALFGLGAALALAAWLRPAGGGTTGRRPERWVAAGLLLAAAAALVRVDPSALGARLAAAPISIAGRIAIWRDTLPVVRDFWLTGTGAGTYETVMLLYQRSALEVRFNQAHNHYLQLAAEGGLLLGIPLLMGLSAWLRAAAAAMRRDTSAMYYVRAGACCGLAGAAAQSVWETGVTTPANALLAAVLAAIVVHAPIRADRQGGA from the coding sequence GTGTACCTGCGAACGCTCGCCGTTCCCGCTCTCCTCTGCGCCGTTCTCCTCGTCATGTACCGGCCGCGGCCCGATCTCCGTGATCGCGGATCGGCGGACGTCTGGCTGAGTGCGGCGTTCGCGTTCGAGCTCGTTCAGCTCGTGCCGCTCCCCGAGCGCGTCGCCGGACTGCTGTCGCCCCATGCGCGCGGGGCCTGGGAGCGTCTCGCGCTGGCGGTGCCGCGCACGCTGCCGCTCTCGCTCGACGTCGCCGGCGGGATCTGGGCGGCGATCGTCGCCGGCTGCGCGCTGGCGACGTTCATCACCGCCCGGCATGTGTTCGCGAACGGCGGGGTGCGCCGCGTGGTTCGTGCGATCGCCTCGATCGGCCTGATCGTCTCGGCGATCGGGCTGGCTCAGGAGGCGACCGGCGGCGGGCTGATGTACTGGCGCTGGCGGCCGATCGAGGAGGGGGCGGATCCCTTCGGGCCGTTCGTGAACCGCAACCACTTTGGCACGTGGGTCGTGCTCGCGGTTCCGCTGGTGCTCGGCTATCTGGCCGCGCATGCGGCGGTGCACCATCGCGCGAGCGGCGGCGAACGCCGCTGGTCGCGGCTGCGTGACCTGACGGACTCGCGGACGATCTGGCTGACGGCCGCGGTGGTGTTCATGATCGTGGCGCTCGCCGTCACGCTCTCACGCTCGGCGCTGTTCGGGCTTGGCGCGGCGCTGGCGTTGGCCGCCTGGCTCCGGCCGGCCGGCGGAGGCACGACCGGCAGGCGGCCGGAGCGCTGGGTCGCCGCCGGGCTGCTCCTTGCCGCTGCCGCGGCGCTCGTCCGCGTCGACCCGTCGGCCCTCGGCGCGCGGCTGGCCGCCGCTCCCATCTCGATCGCCGGACGGATTGCCATCTGGCGGGACACGCTCCCGGTGGTCCGTGATTTCTGGTTGACGGGCACCGGCGCGGGCACGTATGAAACGGTCATGCTGCTGTACCAGCGCTCGGCGCTGGAGGTCCGGTTCAACCAGGCGCACAACCATTACCTGCAGCTCGCGGCCGAGGGAGGCCTGCTGCTCGGCATTCCGCTGTTGATGGGCTTGTCGGCCTGGCTCCGCGCGGCCGCCGCGGCCATGAGACGCGACACCTCCGCCATGTATTACGTGCGCGCGGGCGCGTGTTGCGGTCTCGCCGGCGCCGCCGCGCAGAGCGTGTGGGAAACGGGGGTGACGACCCCCGCCAACGCCCTGCTGGCGGCGGTGCTCGCCGCGATCGTGGTGCACGCGCCGATCCGCGCCGATCGGCAGGGTGGCGCGTGA
- a CDS encoding sugar transferase, with protein MKRAFDMALAGAGLVLSAPLWAAFAAAIKLEDGGPIFFTQERVGLGGRTFTALKFRSMRPDAEAATGAVQATAHDPRVTGIGRFMRATAMDELPQLWNIFRGDMSFVGPRALRPGEIEADSGGRLTRLEDVPGFEHRIKVRPGLTGIAQVYARRDLPRRQKFRYDRLYVNRGSFALDVRLILLSFWISVHGTWEVRGRKF; from the coding sequence GTGAAGCGCGCGTTCGACATGGCGCTGGCCGGCGCCGGGCTCGTCCTGTCGGCGCCGCTGTGGGCGGCGTTTGCCGCGGCGATCAAGCTCGAAGACGGCGGGCCGATCTTCTTCACCCAGGAGCGCGTCGGTCTCGGCGGCCGAACGTTCACCGCGCTGAAGTTCCGCTCGATGCGGCCAGACGCCGAGGCCGCGACCGGCGCCGTCCAGGCGACGGCGCACGATCCGCGGGTCACCGGCATCGGACGCTTCATGCGGGCGACGGCGATGGACGAACTGCCGCAGCTGTGGAACATCTTCCGCGGCGACATGAGCTTCGTCGGCCCGCGCGCGCTGCGTCCCGGCGAGATCGAGGCGGACTCGGGCGGCCGCTTGACACGGCTCGAGGACGTGCCCGGCTTCGAGCACCGGATCAAAGTCCGCCCCGGGCTCACCGGCATCGCGCAGGTCTACGCCCGCCGCGATCTGCCGCGGCGGCAGAAGTTCCGCTACGATCGCCTCTACGTGAATCGCGGCTCGTTCGCGCTCGACGTGCGATTGATTCTGCTGTCGTTTTGGATTAGCGTGCATGGCACATGGGAAGTGCGCGGACGCAAGTTCTGA
- a CDS encoding glycosyltransferase, whose translation MKRILHVAKFYPPASGGMERVVQTLCDASEGIVESRVLALNQAPHTVDEVVNGVPVTRVGVIARAGSVPIAPGLERQLRRAEADLIVLHEPNPWALLSYAIARPKVPLVIWYHSDVVRPALQYALFYAPVARPAYTRARRFVVSSPPLAAHAAALEPYRDRISVIPFGIDESRWTAGSAVDGARAEPFVLFAGRHVPYKGVDVLLRALQGTGIRAVIAGDGPQRATWEALARSLAVDARFPGDVSDDDLRALFAACTAFVLPSTSRAEAFGYVQLEAMASGKPVISTDLPSGVPWVNQHERTGLIVPAGDADALRAGMRRLMDDAPLRARLGREGRARVEAAFTMRHLRERLRAFFAEAA comes from the coding sequence ATGAAGCGGATCCTGCACGTCGCCAAGTTCTACCCGCCAGCCTCCGGCGGCATGGAGCGCGTCGTTCAGACGCTGTGCGACGCGAGCGAGGGGATCGTCGAAAGCCGCGTGCTGGCGTTGAACCAGGCGCCGCACACCGTCGACGAGGTCGTCAACGGCGTACCCGTGACGCGGGTGGGCGTGATTGCGCGGGCCGGATCGGTGCCCATCGCGCCGGGACTCGAACGGCAGCTGCGGCGCGCCGAGGCGGATCTGATCGTCCTTCACGAGCCCAATCCATGGGCGCTGCTGTCCTACGCCATCGCCAGGCCGAAGGTCCCGCTGGTCATCTGGTATCACAGCGACGTGGTCCGTCCGGCGCTGCAGTACGCGTTGTTCTACGCGCCGGTGGCGCGGCCGGCCTACACGCGCGCGCGGCGTTTCGTCGTGTCGTCGCCGCCGCTCGCCGCGCACGCCGCCGCGCTCGAGCCGTATCGCGATCGCATCAGCGTGATTCCCTTCGGCATCGACGAGTCGCGGTGGACCGCCGGGAGCGCCGTTGACGGCGCGCGCGCGGAGCCGTTCGTGCTGTTCGCCGGGCGCCACGTCCCTTACAAGGGGGTGGACGTGCTGCTTCGAGCCCTTCAGGGGACCGGAATCCGCGCAGTGATCGCGGGCGACGGCCCGCAGCGCGCAACCTGGGAGGCGCTGGCGCGCAGCCTCGCCGTGGACGCACGCTTCCCGGGCGACGTCTCTGACGACGACCTGCGAGCGCTCTTCGCCGCCTGCACGGCATTCGTGCTGCCGTCGACGTCGCGCGCGGAGGCGTTCGGCTACGTGCAGCTGGAAGCGATGGCAAGCGGCAAGCCGGTGATCAGTACGGATCTGCCGAGCGGCGTGCCATGGGTGAACCAGCACGAACGGACCGGACTGATCGTGCCGGCCGGGGATGCCGACGCGCTGCGCGCCGGGATGCGCCGCCTGATGGACGACGCGCCGCTGCGCGCGCGGCTCGGCCGGGAGGGGCGGGCCCGGGTGGAGGCGGCGTTCACGATGCGCCACCTGCGCGAGCGGCTGCGCGCGTTCTTCGCGGAGGCGGCGTGA
- a CDS encoding class I SAM-dependent methyltransferase: MTDSLLRDGDYARKQLYCPSGVVRWSHGSRFDLARRLVARRAGGRLLDYGCGDGTFVAMVHDNFREVCGWDVDPGQVAACRTRLGRLPGTRFEVAPAAVAAPAPDARWDVVTCMEVLEHCLEPERRRVLDVLAALVRPGGLVVISVPIEIGPSVAAKQLFRALAGLRRLGDYRHRERYSPIEMLQSVLGMRVARIAFEGRSSSGPYQYYGHKGFDYRELAAEIAGRFTIREQLFSPMPWLGAALNSQIWFVCESLIPDR; this comes from the coding sequence GTGACCGACTCCCTCCTTCGTGACGGCGACTACGCCCGCAAGCAGCTCTATTGCCCGAGCGGCGTCGTCCGCTGGAGCCACGGCAGCCGCTTCGATCTCGCCCGCCGGCTCGTTGCCCGGCGTGCCGGCGGCCGGCTGCTCGACTACGGGTGCGGCGACGGGACGTTCGTCGCCATGGTTCACGACAACTTCCGCGAGGTTTGCGGATGGGACGTCGATCCGGGGCAGGTGGCCGCGTGCCGCACGCGGCTCGGCCGCCTTCCCGGGACGCGATTCGAGGTGGCGCCGGCGGCGGTTGCGGCGCCCGCTCCGGACGCGCGCTGGGACGTCGTCACGTGCATGGAAGTGCTGGAGCACTGCCTCGAACCCGAGCGCCGGCGGGTGCTCGACGTGCTTGCCGCGCTCGTCCGCCCCGGCGGCCTCGTGGTGATCAGCGTGCCGATCGAAATCGGTCCGAGCGTCGCCGCCAAGCAGCTGTTCCGCGCCCTCGCGGGCCTGCGCCGCCTCGGCGACTACCGTCATCGCGAGCGCTATTCGCCGATCGAGATGCTGCAGTCGGTGCTCGGGATGCGCGTTGCCCGGATCGCGTTCGAAGGGCGAAGCAGCAGCGGGCCGTACCAGTACTACGGCCACAAGGGCTTCGACTATCGCGAGCTTGCCGCCGAGATCGCCGGGCGCTTCACCATCCGCGAGCAGTTGTTCTCGCCGATGCCATGGCTCGGTGCCGCGTTGAACAGCCAGATCTGGTTCGTCTGCGAATCCCTCATCCCTGATCGCTGA